The genome window ATTCTAATGGAGAAAAATCATCCTCACACAACTATGAGTTGAGTTCAGGAAATAATCCCAAATTAGATGCAGCGGCATTAATATACTACGTAGCTAAAAACGATATATCCGATTCTTCTATTGATTCAAATGGATATATCGTAAAAATTCCAAGTGATAGTAGCCTGCTTGATTCGCTTTCGAAAAAGGGACAAAATCAAGTTTACGAGGTCTATAGAGAAGAAAATCGAAATGATGGTGGTCCGGTATTCTTATATACTATCGATTCAGACGATACCATCAATATTTATCGTGAATCAGAAAATGAAGGATTTGACTCTGATAAAGTTTATGATCCTGTCAAATCAATATCTAAAAATGACATTATGGATTACTTAAATAATCGTAATATGGGATCTGCCGTTAAAGATTTAAGTGACCAGGTCGAAATTCAGCAAACAGGAAGCGATTAAAAAATAAAGATGAACTGAGAATAATTTCGGTTCATCTTTATTTTTTAATCTTTTTTATACAAATCTCCTGCTAAATTGACAGCAAAAGTATCCCCCATATTTTGGGTAGTAAAACGCAAATTACAAACAAGTTCATCATCATCCATTATTTTAACTAATTCTTCTAGTGCTTTATCCATACCCTTTGGGAAATTCCCGTTATTACTAATCCAGTTAATTGTTGGCCCCTGAGCATAAATAATATCGACTTGATGATATCCTTTAGGAGCAGGCCCGAAGGAGAAACGACATTTATTTTCTTTGGCGTCATTATCTCCTTCTTCGATTTTACTTTGATCTTGTATTTCTTGTCTCGAATCCTTTTCCTTACTATTTTTATCATTAGTAACATCTGCTTCTTCCTGTATTACATCCTGTACAGTCTTTTCTTTAGGATCAATTTTAAGAGATGAGATATTAAATGGCTGAGTATTTTTCTCTTCAATTATAGTATTATATGTCTCAACCATTTTTTCATTATTATTTAAGATTAATGGTTTTATACTCTTCTTTATAAAAGTTGCATCATGTTCAGTATTTGCGTTAATAATTAACTTCTTATTATCTCCATATTTCAATATTAGTGAATAGCTCCCATCATAAAGATTATCTTGACAAGAGCTTAAATCGATAAATAGAAAATTATCTTTAATATTATTTTCATTAGCATTCTCACCATTAATAATGGTATCTATAGTAGATTGAGAAATATTAACGATTCTGTAGTTTGTTATAATTAGTAGATTATTATTTAATCCTAAATGCTCACTTTTAAAAACAATATTAATCTCTTCATCCTTATAAAAGTCATTATTTAGTGCAAGGTCAAAATCTAAGTGATTTCTAATAATAGATTGTTGGACAATCCTTAAAATAGAAGCTCGCAGTATCTTTTTATTTGTCATGTCTAAATTCGATTTAACGTTTTCCACATATTTAATTTGCATAAGTAATCCTCTTTTCATCTAATAATATTATATGTATTTATGATAATATTAACTTATACAAAATTAAAATAGGCAAGGAGTAAATTTTATGAATAGCAAGTGTCCAAAGTGTGGTCATGAAATACAAAAGGGAGATGATTTTTGTACTAATTGCGGCTATAAATTAAAGCAAGATAACGCAGAAAAAATTTTTAGCAATAATAATGGCCAAGATCCTATTAAGCGAAAGCCGATTCAGAAAATGAAAGTACTAGAAGACTCTTCAGCAGATCTTCGTAAGGAAGAGATTAAAGAAATTTGGAAGAAAAAATACTTTTGGG of Limosilactobacillus reuteri contains these proteins:
- a CDS encoding zinc ribbon domain-containing protein; its protein translation is MEKHCPKCGASNKSDAKFCRKCGYHFATQHPEKQLEPSKKTVQTRENIRQSNSNNNKLLVAIIIVLLIVIAGFILYEVNSKEKSNSNSNQTTSSRTQSRSSSSISDNSNGEKSSSHNYELSSGNNPKLDAAALIYYVAKNDISDSSIDSNGYIVKIPSDSSLLDSLSKKGQNQVYEVYREENRNDGGPVFLYTIDSDDTINIYRESENEGFDSDKVYDPVKSISKNDIMDYLNNRNMGSAVKDLSDQVEIQQTGSD